A section of the Dictyoglomus sp. genome encodes:
- a CDS encoding DUF192 domain-containing protein, giving the protein MKKTVIFILLFYIFIIFIAKGTNTPQIPNFPKGILKIYQQNKSLEIPIEIADREELHSFGLMFRRNIPWNFGMLFVFKEDVNYGFWMKNTYIPLEIAFIDSNKTIFNIQKMYPCNEKECKIYYSPKPYRYALEVKMGFFKKFGFKEGAKIEYWKK; this is encoded by the coding sequence ATGAAAAAAACGGTTATATTTATTCTTTTGTTTTATATTTTTATTATATTCATAGCTAAGGGAACAAATACTCCCCAAATTCCAAATTTTCCTAAAGGGATTCTAAAAATTTATCAGCAAAATAAAAGTTTAGAAATTCCAATCGAAATTGCAGATAGAGAAGAGCTCCATTCCTTTGGGTTAATGTTTAGAAGAAATATTCCTTGGAACTTTGGAATGCTTTTTGTCTTTAAAGAAGATGTAAACTATGGATTTTGGATGAAAAATACATATATTCCATTAGAAATAGCTTTTATTGATTCTAATAAAACTATATTTAATATCCAAAAGATGTATCCCTGCAATGAGAAGGAATGTAAGATTTACTACAGTCCTAAACCTTATAGATATGCCTTAGAAGTTAAGATGGGATTCTTTAAAAAGTTTGGTTTCAAAGAAGGGGCAAAAATAGAATATTGGAAAAAATAA
- a CDS encoding DUF763 domain-containing protein, whose amino-acid sequence MQRKFADLPLHSGKAPPWLFQRMKKLSREIILLFAIEGRINDFIRKLADPYWFQALGCILGFDWHSSGLTTTTGGALKEGLGELCEELGLFIVGGKGKTALKTPEEIRNIADKIGFDAEKWINISRLVARIDNNALQDGYQLYHHLLVFTKDGNWCVIQQGMNEETGYARRYHWLGEEIKSFVEDPHKGIISERIEKIVLNLVAKESKPAQEVITSLTSENPSTVLSLWEKTSLILPSYHPITIKEIRPENLKSILLKTYENPPKTFQELLLYEGVGAKTLRALALISELIYGKPGSFKDPARFSFAHGGKDGYPYPVDRKVYDNSINILEKAIKKAQLGRKEEIEALKKLSFFFKL is encoded by the coding sequence ATGCAAAGAAAATTTGCTGATCTTCCATTACATTCTGGAAAAGCTCCTCCTTGGCTTTTTCAAAGAATGAAAAAGCTTTCCAGAGAAATCATACTTCTTTTTGCTATTGAAGGAAGAATAAATGATTTTATAAGAAAGTTAGCTGATCCTTATTGGTTTCAAGCTTTAGGATGTATATTAGGATTTGATTGGCATTCTTCAGGACTAACCACTACTACTGGAGGAGCATTAAAGGAAGGTTTAGGAGAATTATGTGAAGAATTGGGACTATTTATAGTTGGAGGAAAAGGAAAGACTGCTCTAAAAACTCCTGAGGAAATAAGAAATATTGCTGATAAAATAGGATTTGACGCGGAGAAATGGATAAATATAAGTAGATTGGTGGCGAGAATTGACAATAATGCTTTGCAAGATGGATATCAGCTTTATCATCATCTTTTAGTTTTTACAAAGGATGGAAATTGGTGTGTAATACAACAAGGAATGAATGAAGAAACTGGATATGCAAGAAGATATCACTGGCTTGGAGAGGAAATTAAAAGTTTTGTAGAGGATCCTCATAAAGGAATAATTTCAGAGAGAATAGAAAAAATTGTCTTAAATTTAGTAGCAAAAGAGAGTAAACCAGCTCAAGAAGTAATTACTTCTCTAACTTCGGAAAATCCTAGCACAGTTTTGTCTTTATGGGAAAAAACGTCTTTAATTCTTCCTTCATATCATCCTATTACTATTAAAGAAATTAGACCTGAAAATTTAAAATCCATTCTTTTAAAAACCTATGAAAATCCACCGAAGACCTTTCAAGAATTATTATTATATGAAGGTGTTGGAGCAAAAACTTTAAGGGCTTTAGCATTAATAAGTGAATTGATTTATGGAAAACCTGGAAGTTTTAAAGATCCTGCAAGATTTAGCTTTGCTCATGGAGGAAAAGATGGTTATCCCTATCCTGTTGACAGAAAAGTTTACGACAATTCTATTAATATTTTAGAAAAAGCAATTAAAAAAGCTCAGTTAGGAAGAAAAGAAGAAATTGAGGCTTTAAAAAAATTATCTTTCTTCTTTAAACTTTAG